The DNA region AGTACAGGCCCGACGAGAGCTGCAGCGGTACGCCGATCGCGTCGACGACCAGCCACACCAGCCAGAACTCGACGAGACCCGCGCCCTGCGCGGCGAAGGCCACCAGCGTGCCGACGAAGATCGCGGCGTCCGGCCACGGCGCCCAAGAGGCGTCCAGCGCGTCGAGGACCAGCGCCATCGCGGTGGTGCCGATCGCGAACGCGCCGATCATCGCCAGGCGCTCACCGGGACGGCCCTTGCGGACGACGACGCCGTAGACCGGGTCGCTGCGGCGGGACCAGGCCCACCAGCCGTAGATCGAGATGGCGAGGATCGCGATCTGCCTGGTCGCGAGCCCGCCGAGATGCGCAGAGACGTAGACCGAGAACAGCAGCACGGTGGCGCCGACCTGGACCGGCCATGTCCACAACGTGCGGCGTTGCGCCAGGAAGACCACGGCGAGCGCGAAGATCTGCCCCGCCAGCTCGGCGAAGGAAATCCACTGTCCGAGCACCGTGACACCGTTGTGCAGCAGGAAGTCCACGTCCGCACCCCTCTCCGTCTACCGCTCCAACATGCTCCGATCCGGCCCCATTCCCTAGGGAGTGTGAGGTGCGGAACAGGCGGGCGGCTCGAGGGACGCTGAGGAGACGCGAAAGGGCCCTCCGCCGCGTGTTCCGCGGCGATGGGCCCTTCGACTCCACGCGGGCCCGGTGCCTTCCTCGATCACCGGGCCCGCGGGATGCTCACGAATCTACGCGACCGATGCCCACGGGCGAAGTCGGCGGCTCCGAACGGACCTCCTGCTTGCCGTCCCCGGCCTCCAGCTGGCCCTGCAGATTGGCCAGCCAGCCCTGCCAGCGCTCCTGCGCCGGCTTGATCAGGCCGCCGCCGAAGCCGACGACGATCACGCCGCCGATGGTGGCGAGCACGGTGATCAGGACCGGTCCGGTGATCGCGGTCGCGATGTTCACCTGGCCGAGCGCGGCGATGATGCCGAACGCCATGATCATCCAGTAGGCGATGGTGCCGAGCAGCCGTCCTGCCGGCCTGGTGGACAGGGCGCCGGTCACCAGGTCGCGGACGACCTTGGCCACGGCCGCCGCGACGATCACCAGCACCAGCGCCACCAGGATCCGCGGCAGGAACGCGATGATGTCGTTGAGCAGCGCGCTGACCGGATTGCTCTCACCGAATACGCCGAACGCGAGCTGCAGCGCGATCAGGAGAATGAAGTAGTACACGAGTTTGACGAGGATTCCGCCCGCGTCGACATTCGCCTGTTTGAGCGTTCCGGTGAGCCCCGTCTTCTCGATGAGCTTGCCGAAACCGATCTTCGACAGAACCAGTCCCAATGCCTTCGACACGGCTTTCGCGATCAACCAGCCGATCAGCAGGATGATCAGGAAACCGATCAATTTCGGCACGAAGGTGGCGACAAGGTTCCATGCTTGCCCCAGACCGTCTTTCAGCTGCTCGCCCACGGCGAACTCCCTCCTCTGCGCATCCGCGCCCAACACCGGTGCGGCTTGCGAGGGATCGTTGATCACCGGCACCGCACCGGCAACTCGGCGACCCACGATCGAGTGAGTGAGCTAGCGGGAAAAGATCGACAAGTCCCATACTTGTCCTACCGGTGGGGACCGGGGAGACGAGGCCGTCCGGCGCAGCGAAAAACGCGAGCGCCGGGCGGCCTCGAGTTTTATGCGGAAATCTTTCGCAATTCCGCCGCCGATTACCGTCCACTTCGGACCCGAGGGGCGAACGGCCGCAGGACGAGGGCCACCTTTGCCCGCCGGACTAGGATCGGCTGACCATGGCTGATGCGACTTCCGGACGGCGTGTGCCCAAGCACCACGGGCTGTCCGCCAAGACCCTCCGGCGGCTCGAGCACGCCTCCGGCCGGCTCGCGAGCGCGAGCGTGGCGGTGATGGAAGAGCGGCTGACCTGGTTCGCCCGCCTCCCCGCCGACCAGCGCGCGAGCGTCCTGCTGATCACCCAGGCGGGTGCCGCCGGTTTCGTCGACTGGCTCCGCGACGCCAAGGAGGCGCTCTCCCTCACCACCGAGGCGTTCCGCGAAGCACCCGCCGAACTCTCCCGCTGGGTGAGCCTGCGGCAGGCGGTCGGCATGGTGCGCCTGGCGATCGAGGTGTTCGAGGAACAGCTGCCGGAATTCGCCGCGAACGAGGCCGAACGCGCCGCGCTGATCGAAGGGATCCTGCGCTACGGCAGGGAGATCGCGTTCGCCGCGGCCAACTCCTACGCGGCCGCCGCCGAGGCGCGCGGCGCCTGGGACGCGCGGCTGGAGGCACTGGTCGTCGACGGCATCGTCCGCGGCGACGCCGAGGAAGCGGTGCTCTCCCGCGCGGCCGCGCTCGGCTGGGATCCGGCCGCGCCCGCCACCGCGCTGGTCGGCACCCCGACGTCGGACGACCCGCCCGCCGTGGTGTTCGAGGTGCGCAGCCGCGCCGCCAGGGTCGGACGCCCCGTGCTGCTTTCGGTGCAGGGATCCCGGCTGGTCGTGGTGGTCGCCGGCCCCACC from Amycolatopsis sp. EV170708-02-1 includes:
- a CDS encoding nicotinamide mononucleotide transporter family protein; protein product: MDFLLHNGVTVLGQWISFAELAGQIFALAVVFLAQRRTLWTWPVQVGATVLLFSVYVSAHLGGLATRQIAILAISIYGWWAWSRRSDPVYGVVVRKGRPGERLAMIGAFAIGTTAMALVLDALDASWAPWPDAAIFVGTLVAFAAQGAGLVEFWLVWLVVDAIGVPLQLSSGLYFSAAVYIVFAGLVVHGWWSWNRTAKQVRTTPAGATAAAR
- a CDS encoding mechanosensitive ion channel family protein, whose product is MGEQLKDGLGQAWNLVATFVPKLIGFLIILLIGWLIAKAVSKALGLVLSKIGFGKLIEKTGLTGTLKQANVDAGGILVKLVYYFILLIALQLAFGVFGESNPVSALLNDIIAFLPRILVALVLVIVAAAVAKVVRDLVTGALSTRPAGRLLGTIAYWMIMAFGIIAALGQVNIATAITGPVLITVLATIGGVIVVGFGGGLIKPAQERWQGWLANLQGQLEAGDGKQEVRSEPPTSPVGIGRVDS
- a CDS encoding CdaR family transcriptional regulator translates to MADATSGRRVPKHHGLSAKTLRRLEHASGRLASASVAVMEERLTWFARLPADQRASVLLITQAGAAGFVDWLRDAKEALSLTTEAFREAPAELSRWVSLRQAVGMVRLAIEVFEEQLPEFAANEAERAALIEGILRYGREIAFAAANSYAAAAEARGAWDARLEALVVDGIVRGDAEEAVLSRAAALGWDPAAPATALVGTPTSDDPPAVVFEVRSRAARVGRPVLLSVQGSRLVVVVAGPTDGSVKDREILAKLSVAFAEGPVVAGPTVPTLAEAHHSATEALSGLRAVVGWPGAPRPARSIDLLPERALSGDPEAERLLVEQIARPLEEAGPALLRTVETYLDSGGVLETCARTLFVHPNTVRYRLRKAAELTGRHAAESRDAWVLKVALTVGRLARARGLW